The Parafrankia discariae genomic sequence CGACGCGGGCCTGGTCATCTGGTCCGGGCCCAGCCCGAACTTCGCGAACAGGGTCCGGACGTCGGCCGGGGAGGCCCCGGTCGCCACCTCGGCGACCTCGGCCGCCGTCGACTCGCCGCGGAAGTGGGTGCGGGCCTGGTCGACCTCGCCGAGAAGCACCCCGGAGCCGAGCGAGTGCCGGCCGGCGGTCAGCGGCTGGCGGCCGAGCAGCGCGGCCAGCAGCGTGCTCTTCCCGCCGCCGTTACGGCCGGTGATCACGATCCGGTCCGCCCAGGCGACGGTGAGGTCGACCGGGCCGAGCCGGAATCCGGGCCGCTCGACGACGGCGCCGGCCAGCGTGGCCACCACGTCGCCGGACCGGGGGGCGGGGGCGATCGACATGCGCAGCTGCCACTCCTTGCGCGGCTCGGCCACCGCCTCGTCGCCGCGCTCCATCCGGTCGAGCTGGGTCTGCAGGGTGCGGACCCGTCCGGCGCTCTTGGTGGCGGCCTCGATCCGCGCGCCGCGCGCCGAGCGGTCCGAGTCCGGCGACCGGCGCTTCGCCCGGACGGCTCCGCGCACCGACTGCTCCCGCTGACGCTGGACCTGCTCCACCAGCCCGGCCCGCCGGTCGGCGTAACGCTCGAAGCGCTCCCGGGCCTGGCGCCGGGCCAGGCCCCGGGCCTCCAGGTAGGCGTCCCAGCCGCCGGCGTACCGGGTGACGCCGTGCCGGTGCTGGTCGATCTCGGCGACGGCGTCGATGGACCGGTCGAGGAACTCCCGGTCGTGGCTGACCACCACCAGCGCGCCCGACATCTGCGCGACGTACCGCTCCAGTCGTTCCAGACCGTCGAAGTCCAGATCGTTGGTCGGCTCGTCGAGCAGGGTGATGTCGAAGCGGGACAGCAGGATGCTCGCGAGCGAGCCGCGCGCGGCCTGCCCGCCGGACAGCGTCGCGGTCGGGCGGTCGAGCGCCCCGGCGGGCAGCCCGAGA encodes the following:
- a CDS encoding ABC-F family ATP-binding cassette domain-containing protein, producing the protein MSATLVATDLTVLRGGTVVLEGVSLTVAPGDRLGVVGPNGVGKSTLLRALAGLVRLDSGRVELSPPTAVVGLLPQEPDRRDDETLREYLARRTGVAAAQQALDAATEDLTTGVVGADDGYSLALERWLAIGAADLDVRAEQVVADLGLPAGALDRPTATLSGGQAARGSLASILLSRFDITLLDEPTNDLDFDGLERLERYVAQMSGALVVVSHDREFLDRSIDAVAEIDQHRHGVTRYAGGWDAYLEARGLARRQARERFERYADRRAGLVEQVQRQREQSVRGAVRAKRRSPDSDRSARGARIEAATKSAGRVRTLQTQLDRMERGDEAVAEPRKEWQLRMSIAPAPRSGDVVATLAGAVVERPGFRLGPVDLTVAWADRIVITGRNGGGKSTLLAALLGRQPLTAGRHSLGSGVLLGEVDQARTHFRGESTAAEVAEVATGASPADVRTLFAKFGLGPDQMTRPASSLSPGERTRAALALLQGAGVNCLVLDEPTNHLDLPAIEQLEQAVEGFEGTLLLVTHDRRLLEAVRVTRRLSVADGQVTEAPA